AAGCAACCCGACGGGCAAATCAACGAAAGTCTGTCCAGCCCCTCGCGCAAAAATATTCCGCTGGCGCCGTCGGGCAAATCAGTCGTTCAACTCCCGCCATCCTGTCCCGCCGGAGGGGCGTAGGCCATCGTCGCAAACGAGGGGCAGGGAGCGGTGGACGCGAAGGCTGCGACTGACGAGCGCGGCAGACGCGTACGGCGAAATCGTTTGGGTCCGACGCCCCGGTGCTGGCGTCAAGTTGGCGGAAGCGAAAGCTTCCAAGGACGATGGTGGCAAGAAAGCCGGTCACCAGGACGAAATCGTATAAGCCGTAAAGCCATTGCGCGGGGAAGGCCGGTGTGTTTCCGCCAAACCTGTATGCTCGTGCGCGTGTTGTTGTTGAGTTCTGCGCATGAGACCGCGGGTGCGGCGTGCACCCGGTCTTCCCTGCGCCCTCTAATAGCGAGGGCAAGGTTTCCTGCAAAACTTCGGGCGATCAGTGCCGCGAGAATGCGAAGTCGTGTCTCGCCAGCTCTTTGACATTTGAATCCGAAACCTCTCCGCGCTCATTGCGAGCAGCGGCAGCGACGACTTGTCCGCCGTAGCTCAACGAGCGAAGGCGGAAGCAATTCATGCTCCCTCTGCGGCGGGATGGATTGCGTCGCTAGCGCTCGCAATGACGAAACGACGCACGGGCGGTCTTTCGGCCCGATTCAGACCGCCGCAGCAGGCCGTTGGTGGCGTGACGCGGCTTGCGTCTCGCATTCGCGTTACCATCTGAGGTCCATGTCAAACGACGATATCATCATGCCGAAACGTTCCCGCGCCGAGCGGCCTTCCCAAGGACCTTCTCAAGGGCCGTTCCGGGAGCGGGCGCAGGGCCGCGGGCCCGTGATCGACCAGGACGGCAACGAAATTCCGGATCCGGGGATGCGCTCGCAGTTCGAGGCCTTTCGCTTCGATCTGGGCAATAACGCCGCCAACCCGTTCGCCAACCTCACCCGCGAGCAGCGGCTGGCGCGGCTCGACGCGATCGCCAAGCTGCTCGACGTCGCCTTCATCCTGCCGGGCACCAACATCCGCTACGGCATCGACGGCCTGATCGGGCTGATCCCGGTGATCGGCGATCTCATCACCACCGCGATCTCGCTGTGGCTGGTGCGCGAGGCGCGGGCGTTGGGCGCGCCCTGGCACATCACGGCGCGGATGCTGGCGAATGTCGCGGTCGACGGCGTGGTCGGGATGGTGCCGCTGGCGGGCGACGCCTTCGACGTCATGTTCCGCGCCAATGTCCGCAACGTGCGAATGCTCAAGCGCTGGATGGACAGGCAGCCGCGCGCGTGACCCCGAAAAGTGGGTACCGGTTTCGCTCGCGACAAACG
The Bradyrhizobium sp. KBS0727 genome window above contains:
- a CDS encoding DUF4112 domain-containing protein; translated protein: MSNDDIIMPKRSRAERPSQGPSQGPFRERAQGRGPVIDQDGNEIPDPGMRSQFEAFRFDLGNNAANPFANLTREQRLARLDAIAKLLDVAFILPGTNIRYGIDGLIGLIPVIGDLITTAISLWLVREARALGAPWHITARMLANVAVDGVVGMVPLAGDAFDVMFRANVRNVRMLKRWMDRQPRA